One window of Phycisphaeraceae bacterium genomic DNA carries:
- a CDS encoding MBOAT family protein gives MLFHSYTFLFLFLPLAWAGFYACNGILGRRAGRAWLLAASLAFYAWWNPIHLPLLLGSVVLNFWLARAVGDERRDAGVRKRLMVLGVVANVGALAWFKYLDFVLRSTLGTLGYEVEPTGIMIPLAISFFTFQQIAYIVDAYKEPGRARSFMDYALFVTFFPQLVAGPIVHHSELMPQIAGAEPYRARMSNLSIGMTMFILGLFKKVVIADEIAQWPDAIFGAAGRGDAPTTIQAWIGMLGFTMQVYFDFSGYSDMAIGLARMFGIRLPMNFDSPLKATGISEFWRRWHMTLSRFLKQYVYLPLGGSRAGRARGYMNLVITMLVSGLWHGAAWTFVAFGLLHGIYLVIQQIWSRRFRLKPDAPQWRRTFRCAWARLLTFMAFAFSLILFRSSSFEGAWLMLKGVVGAGAREGASVVSVDQTRALIWIGAAWFIAWTMPNVQEFMRRWSPALDWSPSRTKWRFWTLQVAYPAWAPNPLWAVPLVALLVWSVLSLDRVAIFVYWQF, from the coding sequence ACGGCATTCTGGGGCGTCGGGCGGGGCGTGCGTGGCTGCTCGCGGCCTCGTTGGCTTTTTATGCGTGGTGGAACCCGATTCATCTGCCGCTGCTGCTCGGGTCGGTTGTGTTGAACTTCTGGCTCGCGCGAGCTGTGGGAGATGAGCGTCGAGACGCGGGCGTTCGGAAGAGGTTGATGGTGCTCGGCGTGGTGGCGAACGTGGGTGCGCTCGCGTGGTTCAAGTATCTGGACTTTGTGCTTCGTTCGACGCTGGGGACGCTGGGGTATGAGGTCGAGCCGACGGGGATCATGATTCCGCTGGCGATCTCATTCTTCACGTTTCAGCAGATCGCGTACATCGTGGACGCGTACAAGGAGCCGGGGCGGGCGCGGTCGTTCATGGATTACGCGCTCTTTGTGACGTTCTTTCCGCAGTTGGTGGCCGGACCGATCGTGCATCACAGCGAGTTGATGCCACAGATCGCGGGAGCGGAGCCGTACCGGGCGCGGATGAGCAACCTTTCGATCGGGATGACGATGTTCATCCTTGGGTTGTTCAAGAAGGTTGTGATCGCGGACGAGATCGCGCAGTGGCCTGACGCGATTTTCGGTGCCGCGGGTCGCGGGGATGCGCCGACAACGATCCAGGCGTGGATCGGGATGCTGGGCTTTACGATGCAGGTGTACTTCGATTTTTCGGGGTACTCGGACATGGCGATCGGCCTGGCGCGGATGTTCGGGATCCGGCTTCCGATGAACTTCGACTCGCCGCTGAAGGCGACGGGGATCTCGGAGTTCTGGCGTCGCTGGCACATGACGCTGTCGCGGTTTCTGAAGCAGTATGTGTATCTGCCGCTGGGAGGCAGCCGCGCGGGGCGGGCGCGGGGGTATATGAATCTCGTGATCACGATGCTTGTGAGCGGGTTGTGGCACGGGGCCGCGTGGACGTTTGTGGCGTTCGGTCTGTTGCACGGGATCTATCTGGTGATCCAGCAGATCTGGTCGAGGCGGTTCCGTCTGAAGCCGGATGCGCCGCAGTGGAGGCGGACGTTCCGATGCGCGTGGGCGAGGTTGCTGACGTTCATGGCGTTCGCGTTCAGTCTGATTCTGTTTCGCTCGTCGAGCTTCGAGGGTGCGTGGCTGATGCTCAAGGGTGTGGTGGGTGCCGGGGCGAGAGAGGGCGCGAGTGTTGTATCGGTTGATCAGACGCGGGCGTTGATATGGATCGGGGCGGCGTGGTTCATCGCGTGGACGATGCCGAACGTGCAGGAGTTCATGAGGCGTTGGTCGCCCGCGCTGGACTGGTCGCCATCGCGGACGAAGTGGCGGTTCTGGACGTTGCAGGTTGCGTATCCGGCGTGGGCTCCGAATCCGCTGTGGGCGGTGCCGCTGGTTGCGTTGCTGGTGTGGAGCGTGCTGAGTCTGGATCGGGTGGCGATCTTTGTGTATTGGCAGTTCTGA